The following are encoded in a window of Kitasatospora fiedleri genomic DNA:
- a CDS encoding helix-turn-helix domain-containing protein translates to MSGVQGGMRFSEVFDLPLTIDVRTAARVLGLCPATVYRRLREQDFPCPVLRPGRQYRIPTAGLLRALGIEEVPVHADDLRRGAQYAAARDADPEGRG, encoded by the coding sequence ATGAGCGGTGTCCAGGGCGGCATGCGGTTCAGCGAGGTGTTCGACCTCCCGCTGACGATCGACGTGCGCACCGCGGCCCGCGTCCTCGGGCTCTGCCCGGCCACGGTATACCGCCGCCTCAGGGAGCAGGACTTCCCCTGCCCGGTGCTGCGCCCGGGACGGCAGTACCGCATCCCCACGGCCGGCCTGCTCCGGGCCCTGGGCATCGAGGAGGTCCCGGTCCACGCCGACGACCTGCGGCGCGGCGCGCAGTACGCGGCCGCCCGGGACGCCGACCCGGAGGGGCGCGGATGA
- a CDS encoding GlxA family transcriptional regulator: MSTPRLRRVAVLVLDGAKPLDVGIPAQVFSTRGSMPYEVRVCGAAPGLVAGGDGLSYHVAHGLEALEWAESVFVPGYRHPDRDDPPPAVVAALRAAHARGARLAAISTGAFALAATGLLDGRRATTHWHYTRALAAKYPGVRVDENVLFVDEGSVLTSAGAASGIDLCLHVLRSDLGVSASNHTARRLVAAPYRSGGQAQYVPRSVPEPVGERFAATREWALHRLGGPLTVRALARHAAVSPRTFSRRFVEDTGYTPMQWVLRARVDLARELLERSDYGVERIAAETGLGTGANLRAHFQQILGTTPSEYRRTFAKGE; the protein is encoded by the coding sequence GTGTCGACTCCTCGTCTGCGCCGGGTGGCCGTGCTGGTCCTGGACGGTGCCAAACCGCTCGACGTCGGAATCCCGGCGCAGGTGTTCTCCACCCGCGGCAGCATGCCGTACGAGGTGCGGGTGTGCGGGGCGGCGCCCGGCCTGGTCGCGGGCGGGGACGGCCTCTCGTACCACGTGGCGCACGGGCTGGAGGCGCTGGAGTGGGCCGAGTCGGTGTTCGTGCCCGGCTACCGGCACCCCGACCGGGACGACCCGCCGCCCGCCGTGGTGGCCGCGCTGCGCGCCGCGCACGCCCGCGGCGCGCGGCTGGCGGCGATCTCCACCGGGGCGTTCGCACTGGCCGCGACCGGCCTGCTGGACGGCCGCCGGGCCACCACGCACTGGCACTACACCCGGGCGCTGGCCGCCAAGTACCCCGGGGTGCGGGTGGACGAGAACGTGCTGTTCGTCGACGAGGGCAGCGTGCTCACCTCGGCGGGCGCCGCGTCCGGCATCGACCTGTGCCTGCACGTGCTGCGCAGCGACCTCGGGGTGTCCGCGTCCAACCACACCGCGCGCCGGCTGGTCGCCGCGCCGTACCGCAGCGGCGGCCAGGCCCAGTACGTGCCGCGCAGCGTGCCCGAGCCGGTCGGCGAGCGGTTCGCGGCCACCCGGGAGTGGGCGCTGCACCGGCTGGGCGGGCCGCTGACCGTGCGGGCGCTGGCCCGGCACGCCGCCGTCTCGCCGCGCACCTTCTCCCGCCGCTTCGTCGAGGACACCGGCTACACGCCGATGCAGTGGGTGCTGCGGGCCCGCGTCGACCTGGCCCGTGAGCTGCTGGAACGCTCCGACTACGGGGTCGAGCGGATCGCCGCCGAGACCGGCCTGGGCACCGGCGCCAACCTGCGCGCGCACTTCCAGCAGATCCTCGGGACCACGCCCAGCGAGTACCGGCGGACCTTCGCCAAGGGCGAGTGA
- a CDS encoding DUF3307 domain-containing protein, translating to MNGAAQLGTVAVFGAVWAVLSAGHALADHVLGQTDHQAAHKAAPTPAEVAAGADPRRGWRACLAHVVQYHLVMAAVLALVRLFVPLPLSPTGTVAALAWSMTTHAWLDRRWPVRWLLRHVGSAAFAELRTAGLNGMYLADQALHKAALLVAAVLVTRL from the coding sequence GTGAACGGGGCCGCGCAGCTCGGGACGGTGGCGGTCTTCGGCGCGGTGTGGGCGGTCCTCTCGGCCGGCCACGCCCTCGCCGACCACGTCCTCGGGCAGACCGACCACCAGGCGGCGCACAAGGCCGCGCCGACCCCGGCGGAGGTCGCCGCGGGTGCGGACCCCCGCCGGGGGTGGCGGGCCTGCCTGGCCCACGTCGTCCAGTACCACCTGGTGATGGCGGCCGTGCTGGCGCTGGTGCGGCTGTTCGTCCCGCTGCCGCTGTCGCCCACCGGGACCGTCGCCGCCCTCGCCTGGTCGATGACCACCCACGCCTGGCTGGACCGCCGTTGGCCGGTGCGCTGGCTGCTGCGGCACGTCGGCTCGGCGGCCTTCGCCGAACTGCGGACGGCCGGGCTGAACGGGATGTACCTGGCGGACCAGGCGCTGCACAAGGCCGCGCTGCTGGTCGCGGCGGTCCTGGTCACCCGGCTGTGA
- a CDS encoding sigma-70 family RNA polymerase sigma factor — protein MTTDEATEVFTRHRELLFSMVYNLLGTVADTEDVLQETWLAWSGRYRSAEAGPVVHPRAYLVRTAVNTALARRAEISRRRESYFGPWLPEPLIAPAQEDPGERAEAVSIALLVVLETLTPLERAVFVLHEVFGYGHPETAEILGRSPAAVRQLAHRAREHVRARRPRYRADAALRRQATERFAAAVGGGDLDGLLRLLAPDVTLWADGGGKATAAGPRPVRGRGQVARLLVGGSARAPQGIRVRWATANGDPSAVLFVGEAPFAVLVLDLSADGEQVTDIYFVTNPDKLSGANTGVQEGN, from the coding sequence GTGACGACGGACGAGGCCACCGAGGTGTTCACCAGGCACCGGGAGCTGCTGTTCTCGATGGTCTACAACCTGCTGGGGACGGTCGCCGACACCGAGGACGTGCTCCAGGAGACCTGGCTGGCCTGGTCCGGCCGGTACCGGTCCGCCGAGGCCGGGCCGGTGGTCCACCCGCGGGCGTACCTGGTGCGCACCGCCGTGAACACCGCGCTCGCCCGGCGGGCCGAGATCAGCCGGCGGCGGGAGAGCTACTTCGGGCCCTGGCTGCCCGAGCCGCTGATCGCCCCGGCGCAGGAAGACCCGGGGGAGCGGGCCGAGGCGGTGTCGATCGCGCTGCTGGTGGTGCTGGAGACGCTGACCCCGCTGGAGCGGGCGGTGTTCGTGCTGCACGAGGTGTTCGGCTACGGCCACCCGGAGACCGCCGAGATCCTCGGGCGCAGCCCCGCCGCCGTCCGCCAGCTCGCCCACCGGGCCCGCGAGCACGTCCGGGCCCGGCGGCCCCGGTACCGGGCGGACGCGGCGCTGCGGCGGCAGGCCACCGAGCGGTTCGCGGCCGCGGTCGGCGGCGGGGACCTGGACGGGCTGCTGCGGCTGCTCGCCCCCGACGTCACGCTCTGGGCGGACGGCGGCGGCAAGGCGACCGCGGCCGGGCCGCGCCCGGTGCGCGGCCGGGGGCAGGTCGCCCGGCTGCTGGTGGGCGGCTCGGCGCGGGCCCCGCAGGGCATCCGGGTCCGGTGGGCCACCGCGAACGGGGACCCGTCGGCGGTGCTGTTCGTCGGGGAGGCGCCGTTCGCGGTGCTCGTGCTGGACCTCTCGGCGGACGGCGAGCAGGTCACGGACATCTACTTCGTGACCAACCCGGACAAGCTGAGCGGTGCCAATACCGGTGTTCAAGAAGGAAATTGA
- a CDS encoding NADP-dependent oxidoreductase has translation MTIDSMWAVRLHAFGEPEVLVRERVPRPVPGPGEALVRVHAAGVNPPDWYARRNFDNIPAELRPPLTLPLIPGSDISGTVAATGPGSGWQVGERVHGLVNFPGRGAGYAEYATAPDAHLARLPDALDHPTGAALPMAGLTAYQYLTQLLRPAPGITAVVNGAAGGVGHLALQLLRAGGAGRLIAVASGRHRDFLHELGADRFVDYTAGPVADTVRDADLLLDTVGGPDAHRLLPVLRRGGRVAPVFLGDYRREHATTELGLTFNDRFWQVRSSGEDLTALDALVAAGTVRVAVTAVFPLADAAAAHRRAEQGHLRGKLVLHVAD, from the coding sequence ATGACGATCGACAGCATGTGGGCGGTACGGCTGCACGCCTTCGGCGAGCCCGAGGTGCTGGTCCGCGAACGGGTGCCGCGCCCGGTGCCCGGCCCCGGCGAGGCCCTGGTCCGGGTGCACGCGGCGGGCGTCAACCCGCCCGACTGGTACGCCCGCCGGAACTTCGACAACATCCCGGCCGAGTTGCGCCCGCCGCTCACCCTCCCGCTGATCCCGGGCAGCGACATCTCCGGCACGGTCGCCGCCACCGGCCCGGGCTCCGGCTGGCAGGTCGGCGAACGCGTCCACGGACTGGTCAACTTCCCCGGCCGGGGCGCCGGTTACGCCGAGTACGCGACCGCCCCGGACGCCCACCTGGCCCGCCTGCCCGACGCCCTGGACCACCCGACCGGCGCCGCCCTCCCGATGGCCGGCCTGACCGCCTACCAGTACCTCACCCAGCTGCTGCGCCCCGCGCCGGGCATCACCGCCGTGGTCAACGGCGCGGCCGGCGGCGTCGGCCACCTCGCCCTGCAACTCCTCCGGGCGGGCGGCGCCGGCCGGCTGATCGCGGTCGCCTCCGGCCGCCACCGGGACTTCCTGCACGAGCTGGGCGCCGACCGCTTCGTCGACTACACCGCCGGGCCGGTCGCGGACACCGTCCGGGACGCCGACCTGCTCCTCGACACCGTCGGCGGCCCGGACGCCCACCGCCTGCTCCCGGTCCTGCGCCGGGGCGGCCGGGTCGCCCCGGTCTTCCTCGGCGACTACCGCCGCGAGCACGCCACCACCGAACTCGGCCTGACCTTCAACGACCGCTTCTGGCAGGTCCGTTCCAGCGGCGAGGACCTCACCGCCCTGGACGCCCTGGTGGCGGCCGGCACCGTCCGGGTCGCCGTCACCGCCGTCTTCCCCCTCGCCGACGCCGCCGCCGCCCACCGCCGCGCCGAACAGGGCCACCTGCGCGGCAAACTGGTCCTGCACGTCGCCGACTGA
- a CDS encoding NAD(P)-dependent oxidoreductase codes for MRLTVVAATGGIGRHLLAQALEAGHEVTAVVRDPAKLGERPGVRVVRADLATAGAPELRDAVAGADAVLSGLGAVGKAGVGVAESGTRALVGAMRETGARRLLVVSAAPIGTVPSPGRPHPPRHDPGEGPVMRYVLTPLVKRVLRAHYADLARMEDVVLASGLDWTVVRPPQLTDKPLTRDYRIAYGRNLRGGSKISRADVAHCMLRSIDDPDTVGRVLGIAD; via the coding sequence ATGAGGCTGACCGTGGTGGCCGCCACCGGCGGGATCGGGCGGCACCTGCTGGCGCAGGCGCTGGAGGCCGGGCACGAGGTGACGGCGGTGGTGCGAGATCCGGCCAAACTGGGCGAGCGGCCCGGGGTGCGGGTGGTGCGGGCGGACCTGGCGACGGCCGGGGCGCCGGAGCTGCGGGACGCGGTGGCGGGCGCGGACGCGGTGCTGTCGGGGCTCGGCGCGGTGGGGAAGGCCGGCGTCGGGGTCGCCGAGAGCGGGACGCGGGCGCTGGTCGGCGCGATGCGGGAGACCGGGGCGCGGCGGCTGCTGGTGGTGAGCGCCGCACCGATCGGGACGGTGCCCTCGCCGGGCCGCCCGCACCCGCCCCGGCACGACCCGGGCGAGGGCCCGGTGATGCGGTACGTGCTGACGCCGCTGGTCAAGCGGGTGCTGCGGGCGCACTACGCGGACCTGGCCCGGATGGAGGACGTGGTGCTGGCCAGCGGCCTGGACTGGACGGTGGTCCGCCCGCCCCAGCTCACCGACAAGCCGCTCACCCGCGACTACCGGATCGCCTACGGGCGGAACCTGCGCGGCGGGTCGAAGATCTCCCGGGCCGACGTCGCGCACTGCATGCTGCGCAGCATCGACGACCCCGACACCGTCGGACGCGTCCTCGGGATCGCCGACTGA
- a CDS encoding DinB family protein gives MSTETAQTTETTEAVETTEAVETAVGQYPAATAEGPTGEHADLIAELRAIRHFLRLTARGLDDEQASRRTTVSELTIGGLIKHVTSVERQWAAFIVRGTSAMPDFSSFTEADIQARTDEFRLLPGETLLGVLTAYEAAARGTDEMLAGLADLGVSHPLPAAPWFAPGTSWSARRTVLHVIAETAQHAGHADIIREALDGQKSMG, from the coding sequence ATGAGCACCGAGACCGCGCAGACCACCGAGACCACCGAGGCCGTCGAGACCACCGAGGCCGTCGAGACCGCGGTCGGCCAGTACCCCGCCGCCACCGCCGAGGGCCCGACCGGCGAGCACGCCGACCTGATCGCGGAGCTGCGCGCCATCCGGCACTTCCTGCGGCTGACCGCCCGCGGCCTCGACGACGAGCAGGCGTCCCGCCGCACCACCGTCAGCGAGCTGACCATCGGCGGCCTGATCAAGCACGTCACCTCGGTGGAGCGGCAGTGGGCCGCGTTCATCGTCCGGGGCACCTCGGCGATGCCGGACTTCAGCTCCTTCACCGAGGCCGACATCCAGGCCCGCACGGACGAGTTCCGGCTGCTGCCCGGCGAGACCCTGCTCGGCGTGCTCACCGCGTACGAGGCGGCGGCCCGCGGCACCGACGAGATGCTGGCCGGGCTGGCCGACCTGGGCGTCTCGCACCCGCTGCCCGCGGCGCCCTGGTTCGCCCCCGGCACGAGCTGGTCGGCCCGGCGCACCGTGCTGCACGTCATCGCCGAGACCGCGCAGCACGCCGGGCACGCCGACATCATCCGGGAGGCGCTGGACGGGCAGAAGAGCATGGGCTGA
- a CDS encoding MerR family transcriptional regulator, whose translation MTTQQLLTPAEAAERSGFSLDTLRYYERIGLLTSITRATSGHRRFSPDDMGWLGILRCLRDTGMPIADMRRYAELARAEGPDGLRGRIELLERHDTAVHDQIALLERQRTHLRDKIDYYRSVLAAD comes from the coding sequence GTGACGACACAGCAGCTGCTCACTCCCGCCGAGGCCGCCGAACGCTCGGGGTTCAGCCTGGACACCCTGCGCTACTACGAGCGGATCGGCCTGCTCACCTCCATCACCCGCGCCACCAGCGGCCACCGCCGCTTCAGCCCCGACGACATGGGCTGGCTGGGCATCCTGCGCTGCCTGCGCGACACCGGCATGCCGATCGCCGACATGCGCCGCTACGCCGAACTCGCCCGCGCCGAGGGCCCGGACGGCCTGCGCGGCCGGATCGAACTGCTGGAACGGCACGACACCGCCGTCCACGACCAGATCGCCCTGTTGGAGCGCCAGCGCACCCACCTGCGCGACAAGATCGACTACTACCGCAGCGTCCTCGCCGCCGACTGA
- the gap gene encoding type I glyceraldehyde-3-phosphate dehydrogenase, whose translation MTRIAVNGFGRIGRNVLRALLERDSKLEVVAVNDLTEPTALGRLLAYDTTSGRLGRPVTVEGDTLVVDGRRIKVLAERDPADLPWAELGVDIVLEATGRFTSAEAARAHLTAGAKKVLVSAPSDGADVTLAYGVNTGAYDPAAHTIVSNASCTTNALAPLAAVLDELAGIEHGFMTTVHAYTQEQNLQDGPHRDPRRARAAAVNIVPTTTGAAKAIGLVLPQLDGKLSGDSIRVPVPVGSIVELNTTVARDVTREEVLAAYREAAEGKLAGVLEYSEDPLVSSDITGNPASSIFDSALTRVDGRHVKVVAWYDNEWGFSNRVIDTLELLAAG comes from the coding sequence ATGACCCGCATCGCCGTCAACGGATTCGGCCGCATCGGTCGCAACGTGCTGCGCGCCCTGCTGGAGCGCGACAGCAAGCTGGAGGTCGTCGCCGTCAACGACCTGACCGAGCCCACCGCGCTCGGCCGCCTGCTCGCCTACGACACCACCTCGGGCCGGCTCGGCCGCCCGGTCACCGTCGAGGGCGACACCCTGGTGGTCGACGGCCGCCGGATCAAGGTCCTCGCCGAGCGCGACCCGGCCGACCTGCCGTGGGCCGAACTCGGCGTCGACATCGTGCTGGAGGCCACCGGCCGCTTCACCTCCGCCGAGGCCGCCCGCGCCCACCTGACCGCCGGGGCCAAGAAGGTGCTGGTCTCCGCCCCGTCCGACGGCGCCGACGTCACCCTCGCCTACGGCGTCAACACCGGGGCCTACGACCCGGCCGCGCACACCATCGTCTCCAACGCCTCCTGCACCACCAACGCGCTGGCCCCGCTGGCCGCCGTCCTCGACGAACTCGCGGGCATCGAGCACGGGTTCATGACCACCGTGCACGCCTACACCCAGGAGCAGAACCTCCAGGACGGCCCGCACCGCGACCCGCGCCGGGCCCGCGCCGCCGCCGTCAACATCGTCCCGACCACCACCGGCGCCGCCAAGGCGATCGGCCTGGTGCTGCCGCAGCTGGACGGCAAGCTGTCCGGCGACTCGATCCGGGTGCCGGTCCCGGTCGGCTCGATCGTCGAGCTGAACACCACCGTCGCCCGCGACGTCACCCGCGAGGAGGTGCTCGCCGCCTACCGCGAGGCCGCCGAGGGCAAGCTGGCGGGCGTCCTGGAGTACTCGGAGGACCCGCTGGTCTCCTCCGACATCACCGGCAACCCGGCCTCCTCGATCTTCGACTCGGCGCTCACCCGGGTCGACGGCCGCCACGTCAAGGTGGTCGCCTGGTACGACAACGAGTGGGGCTTCTCCAACCGGGTCATCGACACCCTGGAGCTGCTCGCCGCGGGCTGA
- a CDS encoding cyclic nucleotide-binding domain-containing protein — MHRTLPPSPSFEFGPWRALIGEPAWQAVTTRFEQVRSLPGRRLLTQGEPGPHLVVLLEGLVWVEQGTRRGVLSCHLRGPGDLLGEASLFSEPRTATAVTLTECRLIRVRSGDLYRLLHRPRLDTSVAALLHQRQRIDQLMRQFEDPLTRLAVGVHPAVRVVDDARREFRATRLTLSTAKTSRWLGVRQASLVQARSRSEFTQNFASHRGALEVLRRDWILRTASLVCR, encoded by the coding sequence ATGCACCGGACGCTCCCGCCCTCTCCCTCCTTCGAATTCGGCCCCTGGCGTGCGCTGATCGGCGAACCGGCCTGGCAGGCCGTGACGACGAGGTTCGAACAGGTCCGCAGCCTGCCGGGCCGCCGGCTGCTGACCCAGGGCGAGCCCGGCCCCCACCTCGTGGTGCTGCTGGAGGGCCTGGTCTGGGTCGAGCAGGGCACCCGGCGCGGCGTGCTCTCCTGCCACCTGCGCGGGCCGGGCGACCTGCTCGGCGAGGCTTCGCTGTTCAGCGAACCGCGCACGGCCACGGCCGTGACGCTGACGGAGTGCCGGCTGATCCGGGTCCGGAGCGGCGACCTGTACCGCCTCCTGCACCGCCCCCGGCTCGACACCTCGGTCGCCGCCCTGCTCCACCAGCGCCAGCGGATCGACCAGTTGATGCGGCAGTTCGAGGACCCGCTGACCCGTCTGGCGGTCGGGGTGCACCCGGCGGTGCGGGTGGTCGACGACGCCCGCCGGGAGTTCCGGGCGACCAGGCTGACGCTGAGCACCGCGAAGACCAGCCGCTGGCTGGGGGTCCGGCAGGCGTCCCTCGTCCAGGCCCGCAGCAGGAGCGAGTTCACCCAGAACTTCGCCAGCCACCGCGGGGCGCTGGAGGTGCTGCGCCGGGACTGGATTCTGCGGACCGCGTCCCTGGTGTGCCGCTGA
- a CDS encoding amidase produces the protein MISEVAVEYGEYRRHDAVGLAALVAGGEVSAGELLEVAIGRAEQVGGRLNAIVRPMHEVARERAAGPLAGPFAGVPFLIKDLIQDYAGLPTGSGCRALQDTPATAHSESVRRWLDAGLVVFGKTNTPEFGSKGVTEPTATGPARNPWDTGRTPGGSSGGSAAAVAAGVVPVAGANDGGGSIRIPAACCGLFGLKPGRGVVPAGPAAAEHLHGAATDGVLSRSVRDSAAMLDVLAGAPDPAGPYLPHRPSTPYAELARRAPGPLRIGFTTRSPLGTAVHPEAVAAVADAAALLEGLGHHVEETDTGIDERGLALDFLAMWATETAATVDAVKRLTGAGNAGFELDTHVLAAAGRRMRAPASYAAHQRWNLYNRRLAAFHTRYDLLLTPTLAQPPVRIGELDTPAAVRALARLLLPLGLLGLLSRTGAYEEAVITNLAPVPFTQLANITGRPAASVPLHRTPDGLPLGVQFVAPLGGEGTLLALAAQLESARPWAHLEPAL, from the coding sequence GTGATCTCGGAGGTTGCGGTGGAGTACGGCGAGTACCGGCGGCACGACGCGGTGGGGCTGGCCGCGCTGGTGGCGGGCGGGGAGGTGAGCGCCGGGGAGCTGCTGGAGGTGGCGATCGGGCGGGCCGAGCAGGTCGGCGGGCGGCTGAACGCGATCGTGCGGCCGATGCACGAGGTGGCCCGGGAGCGGGCGGCGGGGCCGCTGGCCGGGCCGTTCGCGGGGGTGCCGTTCCTGATCAAGGACCTGATCCAGGACTACGCGGGCCTGCCCACCGGCAGCGGCTGCCGGGCGCTCCAGGACACCCCGGCGACCGCGCACAGCGAGTCGGTGCGGCGCTGGCTGGACGCCGGGCTGGTGGTGTTCGGGAAGACCAACACGCCGGAGTTCGGCAGCAAGGGCGTCACCGAGCCGACGGCCACCGGCCCGGCCCGCAACCCGTGGGACACCGGGCGGACCCCGGGCGGCTCCTCCGGCGGCTCGGCCGCCGCCGTCGCCGCGGGCGTCGTCCCGGTGGCGGGCGCCAACGACGGCGGCGGGTCGATCCGGATACCGGCGGCCTGCTGCGGCCTGTTCGGCCTCAAGCCGGGCCGCGGCGTCGTCCCGGCCGGGCCCGCCGCGGCCGAGCACCTGCACGGCGCCGCCACCGACGGGGTGCTCTCGCGCAGCGTCCGGGACAGCGCCGCGATGCTGGACGTGCTGGCCGGCGCCCCCGACCCGGCCGGCCCGTACCTGCCGCACCGCCCGTCGACCCCGTACGCCGAACTGGCCCGCCGCGCCCCGGGCCCGCTGCGGATCGGCTTCACCACCCGCTCCCCGCTGGGCACCGCGGTGCACCCCGAGGCGGTCGCCGCCGTCGCGGACGCCGCGGCCCTGCTGGAGGGGCTCGGCCACCACGTCGAGGAGACCGACACCGGCATCGACGAACGCGGCCTGGCCCTGGACTTCCTGGCCATGTGGGCCACCGAGACCGCCGCCACGGTGGACGCCGTCAAGCGGCTCACCGGCGCCGGGAACGCGGGCTTCGAACTCGACACCCACGTGCTGGCCGCCGCCGGCCGCCGGATGCGCGCCCCCGCCTCCTACGCAGCCCACCAGCGTTGGAACCTGTACAACCGCCGGCTCGCCGCGTTCCACACCCGGTACGACCTGCTGCTCACCCCCACCCTCGCCCAACCGCCGGTCCGCATCGGCGAGTTGGACACCCCCGCCGCCGTCCGGGCGCTGGCCCGGCTGCTGCTGCCGCTCGGCCTGCTGGGCCTGCTCAGCCGGACCGGGGCGTACGAGGAGGCGGTGATCACCAACCTGGCGCCGGTCCCGTTCACCCAGCTCGCCAACATCACCGGCCGCCCCGCCGCCAGCGTCCCGCTGCACCGCACCCCGGACGGCCTGCCGCTGGGCGTGCAGTTCGTGGCGCCGCTGGGCGGCGAGGGCACCCTGCTCGCCCTCGCCGCCCAACTGGAGTCGGCCCGCCCCTGGGCCCACCTGGAGCCCGCGCTGTGA
- a CDS encoding TetR/AcrR family transcriptional regulator, translating to MSVEPTARAPRADARRNRDRLLEAGAQVLVEQGAGASLRDVARRAEVGLGTLYRHFPNREALLEALLARRFEELALRAGELAADQDDPEAALVDWLREFCAGAGAYRDLPGTLLATLRDPASPLHASCTAMREAGGGLLAAAQRAGRIRADVTGTDLFALANAVSWIADQAPVLAERSEHLFGLVVDGLRV from the coding sequence ATGTCTGTTGAGCCGACCGCCCGGGCGCCGCGCGCGGACGCCAGGCGCAACCGGGACCGGCTGCTGGAGGCCGGCGCGCAGGTGCTCGTCGAACAGGGCGCCGGGGCCTCGCTGCGGGACGTCGCCCGGCGGGCCGAGGTCGGACTGGGCACGCTCTACCGGCACTTCCCCAACCGGGAGGCGCTGCTGGAGGCGCTGCTCGCCCGGCGCTTCGAGGAACTGGCCCTCCGGGCCGGTGAGTTGGCGGCGGACCAGGACGACCCGGAGGCGGCGCTGGTCGACTGGCTGCGGGAGTTCTGCGCGGGCGCGGGCGCCTACCGGGACCTGCCGGGCACGCTGCTGGCCACCCTCCGGGACCCGGCCTCGCCGCTGCACGCGAGCTGCACGGCGATGCGGGAGGCCGGGGGCGGGCTGCTGGCCGCCGCCCAGCGGGCCGGGCGGATTCGGGCGGACGTCACCGGCACCGACCTGTTCGCGCTGGCCAACGCCGTCAGCTGGATCGCCGACCAGGCGCCGGTACTGGCCGAGCGAAGCGAGCACCTGTTCGGGCTGGTGGTGGACGGGCTCCGGGTCTGA
- a CDS encoding helix-turn-helix transcriptional regulator, with protein sequence MADTSARTLRLLTLLQSHRYWPGGELSARLGVSARTLRRDVDRLRELGYPVEARRGVDGGYQLAAGAALPPLVIDDEEAVALAVGLQAAADGAVEGIAEASVRALAKVVQVMPARLRRRVEALRAVTVPANWRVDTTAPIDPDVLTAVALACRDTERLRFGYRAADGTPTERHAEPYGLVRLGRRWYLVAYDLTRQAWRTFRLDRLSAPAATGTRFLPRTLPAADAADFVRAGLQGQPRPHRVEAVVDAPAATVRQKLGTWAEIEEVDAGRSRVRMDADALEWPAMALGSLGVDFRVASPPELSALLAAWGERFTRCTGGNEQAESGR encoded by the coding sequence ATGGCCGACACCAGTGCCCGCACCCTGCGCCTGCTCACCCTGCTCCAGTCCCACCGCTACTGGCCGGGCGGGGAGCTCTCCGCCCGGCTCGGCGTCTCCGCCCGCACCCTGCGCCGCGACGTCGACCGGCTGCGCGAGCTCGGCTACCCGGTGGAGGCCCGGCGCGGCGTCGACGGCGGCTACCAGCTGGCCGCGGGCGCCGCACTGCCCCCGCTGGTGATCGACGACGAGGAGGCGGTCGCGCTGGCCGTCGGCCTGCAGGCGGCGGCGGACGGCGCGGTGGAGGGCATCGCGGAGGCTTCGGTACGGGCGCTGGCCAAGGTGGTCCAGGTGATGCCGGCCCGGCTGCGCCGCCGGGTGGAGGCCCTGCGGGCCGTGACCGTCCCGGCGAACTGGCGCGTCGACACCACCGCCCCGATCGACCCGGACGTCCTCACCGCCGTCGCCCTGGCCTGCCGGGACACCGAACGGCTGCGCTTCGGCTACCGGGCCGCCGACGGCACCCCCACCGAACGGCACGCCGAACCCTACGGCCTGGTCCGGCTCGGCCGCCGCTGGTACCTGGTCGCCTACGACCTCACCCGCCAGGCGTGGCGCACCTTCCGCCTCGACCGCCTCTCCGCCCCCGCCGCCACCGGCACCCGCTTCCTGCCGCGCACCCTCCCGGCCGCCGACGCCGCCGATTTCGTCCGGGCCGGGCTGCAGGGCCAGCCCCGCCCGCACCGGGTCGAAGCGGTGGTGGACGCCCCCGCGGCGACGGTCCGGCAGAAGCTCGGCACCTGGGCCGAGATCGAGGAGGTGGACGCCGGGCGCAGCCGGGTGCGGATGGACGCCGACGCCCTGGAGTGGCCCGCGATGGCCCTCGGCTCGCTGGGGGTCGACTTCCGGGTGGCCTCCCCGCCCGAGCTGTCCGCCCTGCTGGCCGCCTGGGGCGAGCGCTTCACCCGCTGCACCGGCGGCAACGAGCAGGCAGAATCGGGGCGGTGA